The Nocardioides zeae genome includes the window GGTGCGGATCGCGGCGCGGTCGACGCGGAAACGGTCGAGCGGGACCTGTCCACAGGTCCGGAGGAAGGCGCCGAGCGGACCGGTGAACATCTCCGCCTTCGTCAGGGCATGCACCGGACGCGGGCTGAAGATCGCCAGCAGCGGGCCGTCGGCGACGCCGATGTGGTTGGCCGCGAGCAGGACGCCGCCCCGCCGCGGCACGTTCCCCGCGTGGTGGACCCGCACGGCGAAGCGCCGCCGGATGAGGAACCGCGACGTCGGCCGACCGCCGTGGAGCAACCAGCGCGACGGCAGGGGGACGGGCGAGGAGGTGCCCGGCGTCACGACCGTGCCTCGACCACCCCGGCACGCGCGTCCGCGGCGAGGGCCGCCACCTGCGTGACGACCTGCTCCAGGGTGTACGGCGTCGTGTCGATCTCGACCGCCCCGTCGGCCCGCACGAGCGGGGCCGTGGTGCGGCCCGAGTCGATCGCGTCGCGGGCGAGCAGCGACTGCTCGGTCGCCGCGACGTCCGAGCCGCCCTCCTCGGCCGCGCGCCGGGCGGCCCGGGCGGCGGGGTCGGCGGTCAGGTACACCTTCACCGGGGCGTCCGGCCACACGACCGAGCCGATGTCCCGGCCCTCGACGACGATGCCGCGACCCTCGGCGAGGGTCGCCGCGATGATGCCGCGCTGCAGCTCCAGCAGGCGCGCCCGCACGGCGGGGACGACGGCGACCGGGCTGACGGCGGCGTTGACCTCGTCGGAGCGGATCGGACCGGAGACGTCCTCCCCGTCGACCACGATGGTCGGGGCGAGCGGGTCCGTGCCCGAGACGAGCTGCGGCTCGTCGGCGCGGGCGGCCACGGCCTCGGCGTCGTGCACGTCCACCCCGGCCCGCA containing:
- the cmk gene encoding (d)CMP kinase, with amino-acid sequence MSTPTTPTSARPDSAPATLVIAVDGTSGSGKSSTCRGVADRLDLAYLDTGAQFRAVTWWMLRAGVDVHDAEAVAARADEPQLVSGTDPLAPTIVVDGEDVSGPIRSDEVNAAVSPVAVVPAVRARLLELQRGIIAATLAEGRGIVVEGRDIGSVVWPDAPVKVYLTADPAARAARRAAEEGGSDVAATEQSLLARDAIDSGRTTAPLVRADGAVEIDTTPYTLEQVVTQVAALAADARAGVVEARS